A genomic window from Chitinophaga pollutisoli includes:
- the aat gene encoding leucyl/phenylalanyl-tRNA--protein transferase, translating into MPLFHLPDNELYFPPVSLAEPDGLLAIGGDLSPERLLLAYRSGIFPWYNRKPILWWSPDPRFVLFPEALKVSHSMKQILKKGNFRISVNECFETVVDRCRTAPREGQDGTWITRDMLRAYSALHRQGFALSVECWQENELVGGLYGVKIGRCFFGESMFAAVSNASKAAFITFVQAHAAQLAIIDCQVHTPHLASLGARFISRISFLDTVQRNLD; encoded by the coding sequence ATGCCCCTTTTCCATCTTCCCGATAACGAGCTGTACTTTCCCCCGGTTTCGCTGGCCGAACCCGACGGGCTGCTTGCCATCGGCGGAGACCTCAGCCCCGAGCGCCTTCTGCTGGCCTACCGTTCGGGCATCTTCCCCTGGTACAACCGCAAACCCATCCTCTGGTGGAGCCCTGATCCCCGGTTCGTCCTCTTCCCGGAAGCGCTCAAAGTTTCCCATAGCATGAAGCAGATCCTGAAAAAAGGGAACTTCCGCATCAGCGTCAACGAATGCTTCGAAACGGTGGTCGACCGCTGCCGCACTGCACCGCGTGAAGGGCAAGACGGCACCTGGATCACCCGCGACATGCTCCGCGCCTATTCCGCACTCCACCGGCAAGGCTTCGCCCTCAGCGTGGAATGCTGGCAGGAGAATGAACTCGTCGGCGGATTATATGGTGTAAAGATCGGCCGCTGCTTTTTCGGCGAAAGCATGTTCGCCGCCGTCAGCAACGCTTCCAAAGCCGCGTTCATCACCTTTGTGCAAGCCCATGCCGCGCAGCTGGCCATTATCGACTGCCAGGTACACACCCCTCACCTCGCCTCGCTGGGCGCACGGTTCATCAGCCGCATCTCTTTCCTCGACACGGTACAGCGAAACCTGGATTAA
- a CDS encoding metal-dependent transcriptional regulator encodes MNLTVAEENYIKSIYKLQDGNDVVSTNAIAYELATKPASVTDMAKKLKEKKLIDYEKYQGISLTADGRKIALQIVRRHRLWECFLVDKLSFSWDEVHEIAEELEHVRSEKLISRLSAFLGNPTSDPHGDPIPDAQGRISKSQPLVSLDKATARRLEVAGVSDQSSALLEFLNAKGIRLGTHLDIIERYEFDNSVEVKIRNQPAFTLSEQVSKNIMVKSL; translated from the coding sequence ATGAACTTGACGGTTGCGGAAGAGAATTACATTAAGAGCATTTACAAGCTGCAGGATGGAAACGACGTGGTGAGCACCAACGCCATCGCCTACGAGCTGGCTACCAAGCCAGCATCGGTGACGGACATGGCGAAGAAGCTTAAAGAGAAGAAGCTGATCGATTACGAGAAGTACCAGGGGATCAGCCTCACGGCGGATGGCCGTAAAATCGCTTTGCAGATTGTCCGCCGCCACCGTTTATGGGAATGTTTCCTGGTCGACAAGCTGAGTTTCAGCTGGGATGAAGTGCATGAGATCGCCGAAGAGCTGGAGCATGTGCGGAGTGAGAAGCTGATTTCACGGCTGAGCGCTTTCCTGGGCAACCCTACCTCCGACCCGCATGGCGACCCCATACCGGATGCGCAGGGCAGGATTTCGAAGAGCCAGCCCCTCGTTTCCCTGGATAAAGCCACGGCGCGGCGGCTGGAAGTGGCCGGTGTGTCGGACCAGTCGTCGGCGTTGCTGGAGTTCCTCAACGCCAAGGGAATCCGCCTCGGCACCCATCTCGATATTATAGAAAGATACGAATTCGACAACTCCGTGGAAGTCAAGATACGCAATCAGCCCGCCTTTACCCTGAGCGAACAGGTATCGAAGAACATCATGGTAAAATCATTGTAA
- a CDS encoding Nramp family divalent metal transporter — protein sequence MHTQESSASLSEVHQSIDTTKPQRSKWRRILAFFGPAYLVSVGYMDPGNWATDLAGGSRYGYTLLWVLLMSNIMALLLQSLSARLGIVRGRDLAQANRETYPAPVNFILYILAEIAIAATDLAEVLGMAIGIQLLTGLPLIWGVSLTVLDTFLLLVLQRYGIRKMEAFIIALVAVVGTSFLVQLLIAEPPMGEVVKGFVPALPDETALYIAIGIIGATVMPHNLYLHSALVQTRKISKTESGIRRALKINFADTAIALNLAFFVNAAILILAATVFYKAGHTGIADLHEAHRMLEPLLGSKLAPILFAVALIAAGQSSTVTGTLAGQIVMEGYLRLRINPWLRRLITRLVAIIPALIVILVAGEEKIGELLVFSQVLLSLQLGFAIIPLIHFVSDKQTMGVFAIKPIVKAAAWLISSVLVYLNIRMVYNEAEAFVNSEHPWWIDGLIFLVILGFIALLVITVLYPWLSRYRKMHSAQMHPVKLSLGDLEKPVYSRIAMALDFSEQDARVITNALAQGSPHTEYVLIHIVESASARYFGNDALDFETQKDQEQLDTYIALLAQRGVKATGQLGYRHRAKEIARIVKAENADLLVLGGHGHSGIKDWLYGETVNHVRHKVHIPVLVVQ from the coding sequence ATGCACACGCAGGAATCCAGCGCCTCACTCAGCGAAGTTCACCAGAGTATAGACACCACCAAACCCCAGCGATCCAAATGGCGGAGGATATTGGCCTTCTTCGGGCCCGCCTATCTCGTTTCCGTGGGGTACATGGACCCGGGCAACTGGGCCACCGACCTCGCAGGCGGCAGCCGGTACGGGTATACGCTGCTCTGGGTGCTGCTGATGAGCAATATCATGGCGCTCCTGCTGCAAAGCCTCAGCGCGCGGCTGGGCATCGTGCGCGGGCGCGACCTCGCGCAAGCCAACCGCGAAACTTATCCCGCGCCGGTCAACTTCATCTTATATATACTTGCCGAAATCGCCATCGCCGCCACCGACCTCGCCGAAGTGCTGGGCATGGCCATCGGCATCCAGTTATTGACGGGGCTTCCGCTCATCTGGGGCGTGAGCCTTACGGTGCTCGACACGTTCCTGCTGCTGGTGCTCCAGCGCTACGGCATCCGCAAGATGGAAGCGTTCATCATCGCCCTGGTGGCGGTCGTCGGCACCTCCTTCCTCGTGCAGCTGCTCATCGCGGAGCCGCCCATGGGCGAAGTAGTGAAGGGCTTCGTGCCGGCGCTCCCCGACGAAACGGCGCTGTACATCGCCATCGGCATCATCGGCGCCACCGTTATGCCGCACAACCTCTACCTCCATTCCGCCCTCGTGCAAACGCGCAAAATTTCCAAAACGGAAAGCGGCATCCGGAGGGCGTTGAAAATCAACTTCGCCGATACGGCCATCGCGCTGAACCTGGCCTTCTTCGTGAACGCCGCCATCCTCATCCTCGCCGCCACCGTATTTTATAAAGCCGGGCACACCGGCATCGCGGATCTCCACGAAGCGCACCGCATGCTGGAACCTCTGCTGGGCAGCAAGCTCGCGCCGATCCTTTTCGCCGTGGCGCTCATTGCGGCGGGGCAAAGTTCCACCGTTACCGGCACCCTCGCGGGCCAGATCGTTATGGAAGGATACCTGCGCCTGCGCATCAATCCCTGGCTGCGGCGCCTCATCACGCGGCTCGTGGCCATCATTCCGGCATTGATCGTGATACTGGTGGCTGGGGAAGAAAAGATCGGGGAACTGCTCGTGTTCAGCCAGGTATTGCTGAGCCTCCAGCTCGGGTTCGCCATCATCCCGCTCATCCACTTCGTCAGCGATAAACAAACGATGGGGGTATTCGCCATCAAACCCATCGTGAAAGCCGCTGCCTGGCTCATTTCCAGCGTATTGGTCTACCTGAATATCAGGATGGTGTATAACGAAGCCGAAGCATTCGTAAACAGTGAACATCCCTGGTGGATCGATGGGTTGATCTTCCTGGTGATCCTCGGTTTCATCGCGCTGCTGGTCATCACCGTGCTTTATCCCTGGCTGAGCCGCTACCGCAAGATGCACTCGGCGCAGATGCACCCGGTCAAACTATCCCTCGGCGACCTCGAAAAGCCCGTCTACAGCCGTATCGCCATGGCGCTGGACTTCTCCGAGCAAGACGCCCGCGTGATCACCAACGCCCTCGCGCAGGGAAGCCCGCACACCGAATACGTGCTCATCCATATCGTGGAAAGCGCCTCGGCGCGGTATTTCGGGAATGATGCGCTCGATTTCGAAACACAAAAAGACCAGGAACAACTCGATACCTACATCGCCCTGCTCGCACAACGCGGCGTGAAAGCCACCGGGCAACTGGGCTACCGCCACCGCGCCAAGGAGATCGCCCGCATCGTGAAGGCGGAAAACGCCGACCTGCTGGTGCTCGGCGGGCACGGGCACTCGGGCATCAAAGACTGGCTGTACGGCGAAACCGTTAACCACGTCCGCCACAAAGTGCATATCCCCGTGCTGGTGGTGCAATAA
- a CDS encoding thioesterase, FlK family, which translates to MPIPVKPGDERRFSRLVRPEDCAAFDSGSVHPVYATFALARDAEWCGRLFVLDMKSDEEEGIGTMISIEHLSPAPEGSTVDFISIAESINGHEIICTFEARCNGRLVAKGRQGQKILKKEKLERMFQSLQ; encoded by the coding sequence ATGCCCATCCCCGTAAAACCCGGCGACGAACGGCGCTTCAGCCGCCTGGTGCGCCCCGAAGACTGCGCCGCATTCGATAGCGGCAGCGTACACCCCGTTTACGCCACCTTCGCCCTCGCCCGCGACGCGGAATGGTGCGGCCGGCTGTTCGTCCTCGATATGAAATCAGACGAAGAAGAAGGCATCGGCACCATGATCTCCATCGAACACCTCAGCCCCGCCCCCGAAGGTTCCACCGTGGATTTTATATCCATCGCCGAAAGCATCAACGGCCATGAAATCATCTGCACGTTCGAAGCGCGCTGCAACGGGCGCCTCGTGGCCAAAGGGCGGCAGGGACAGAAGATCCTTAAAAAAGAAAAACTGGAACGGATGTTCCAGTCGTTGCAATAA
- a CDS encoding LytTR family transcriptional regulator DNA-binding domain-containing protein: protein MATQLLKEQPLRWTFLIACCLFSAVHGFIMRYWLGVDGTIAWMDANIHNILLFIAVAAITQMQAYYRPVRMRYLYVVVLTTVITILWLMLTLVILRNVFPKDVVYLQWLSDTAPVRFALGWLLLTGAGYLSFILYEMEEQRQALARKDAAEKMAREAELYKLRQQLQPHFLFNSLNSINALVSIRPEEARMMIQQLSDFLRGTLKREDQIWIPLREELQYLQLYLDIEKVRFRHRLTTEIETAPGVGNSASRPCSCSPPWKTPSNSGCTTPPTRSVSASAPGPNATCSSFPSPIHSITSCRRPRPKAPVSASIPSAAGCTCSSPGRTCWKRRPKATYSPPSLKYRNSMIKTILIDDEPLARELVREYLRDFPQVDVVAECNDGFEGLKAIQQHQPDLLFLDIQMPKINGFEMLELVDKLPQVIFTTAFEEYALRAFEVSAVDYLLKPFSKDRFAKALQKMLERRSEVAPELLDNAAREMPMQQNRVVVKINGKIKIIPVQDIHYLEAADDYVKIVTAEGSFLKNKTMAYFEKMLDPQQFIRVHRSYILSITQITRIDPYEKESYLAILRDGSKVMVSKTGYPKLKEVLGL from the coding sequence TTGGCCACGCAACTGCTCAAAGAACAACCTTTACGCTGGACGTTCCTCATCGCCTGCTGCCTCTTTTCCGCCGTGCATGGTTTTATCATGCGGTACTGGCTGGGAGTAGACGGCACCATCGCCTGGATGGACGCCAACATCCATAATATTCTCCTGTTCATCGCGGTGGCCGCCATCACCCAGATGCAGGCTTACTACAGACCGGTGAGGATGCGCTACTTGTACGTGGTGGTCCTCACCACTGTTATCACCATCCTCTGGCTCATGCTCACGCTGGTGATCCTCCGGAACGTTTTCCCGAAAGACGTTGTGTACCTGCAATGGTTGTCGGACACGGCGCCGGTCCGGTTCGCGCTGGGGTGGTTATTGCTTACGGGAGCGGGGTACCTGAGTTTCATTCTGTACGAGATGGAAGAACAACGGCAGGCGCTCGCCCGGAAAGACGCGGCGGAGAAAATGGCGCGCGAAGCCGAGCTGTACAAACTCCGCCAGCAGCTGCAACCGCACTTCCTGTTCAACAGCCTCAACTCCATCAATGCGCTCGTTTCCATCCGGCCGGAAGAAGCGCGGATGATGATCCAGCAGCTGAGCGATTTCCTCCGCGGAACGCTCAAGCGAGAAGACCAGATCTGGATCCCGCTGCGCGAGGAGCTTCAGTATTTGCAATTGTACCTCGATATAGAAAAAGTCCGCTTCCGCCACCGGCTCACTACCGAAATAGAAACAGCCCCCGGCGTGGGGAATTCAGCATCCCGCCCATGCTCCTGCAGCCCGCCGTGGAAAACGCCATCAAATTCGGGTTGTACGACACCACCGACGCGATCTGTATCCGCATCCGCGCCTGGACCGAACGCGACGTGCTCTTCGTTTCCATCACCAATCCATTCGATAACGAGTTGTCGTCGCCCGCGCCCAAAGGCACCGGTTTCGGCCTCAATTCCATCGGCCGCAGGCTGTACCTGCTCTTCGCCCGGCAGGACTTGCTGGAAACGAAGGCCGAAGGCAACATATTCACCACCCTCATTAAAGTACCGCAACAGCATGATAAAGACCATACTGATAGATGACGAACCCCTCGCGCGGGAGCTCGTCCGTGAATACCTGCGCGACTTCCCGCAGGTGGACGTGGTAGCCGAATGCAACGACGGCTTCGAAGGGCTCAAAGCCATCCAGCAACACCAGCCCGATCTCCTTTTCCTGGATATACAAATGCCGAAGATCAACGGTTTTGAAATGCTCGAACTGGTCGATAAGCTGCCGCAGGTCATCTTCACTACCGCATTTGAAGAATATGCCCTCCGCGCCTTTGAAGTGAGCGCCGTCGATTACCTGTTGAAGCCCTTCTCGAAAGACCGCTTCGCCAAAGCTCTCCAGAAGATGCTGGAGCGCCGCAGCGAAGTGGCGCCCGAACTGCTCGACAACGCCGCCCGCGAAATGCCGATGCAGCAAAACAGGGTAGTGGTGAAAATCAACGGAAAGATCAAGATCATCCCCGTGCAGGATATCCACTACCTCGAAGCGGCCGACGATTATGTGAAGATTGTTACCGCGGAAGGATCCTTCCTGAAGAATAAAACGATGGCATATTTCGAGAAGATGCTCGACCCGCAGCAATTCATCCGCGTACACCGGTCGTACATCCTCAGCATTACGCAGATCACGCGGATCGACCCTTACGAGAAAGAAAGCTACCTGGCCATCCTGCGCGACGGCAGCAAGGTAATGGTGAGCAAAACGGGGTATCCCAAACTGAAAGAGGTATTAGGTTTATAG
- a CDS encoding DUF4288 domain-containing protein codes for MYWYVAKIVYQIVCGTGDHLPQFDEQLRLISATSKAEAWKKAVQIGEQEQYAFRNQREELVEWRYINVPELHTLDELKDGMEIYSRVEEPDNANSYVALLQMKAAQLQSQKMFELNL; via the coding sequence ATGTATTGGTACGTAGCCAAGATCGTATATCAGATCGTTTGCGGCACCGGCGACCACCTCCCGCAATTCGACGAGCAGCTGCGCCTCATCAGCGCAACGAGCAAAGCCGAGGCCTGGAAAAAGGCGGTGCAGATCGGGGAGCAGGAACAGTATGCTTTCCGCAACCAGCGCGAAGAGCTCGTGGAATGGCGATACATCAACGTTCCCGAATTGCATACGCTAGACGAGCTGAAAGACGGCATGGAGATCTATTCCCGCGTGGAAGAGCCCGATAACGCCAACAGTTATGTGGCGCTCCTGCAGATGAAAGCGGCACAGCTGCAATCGCAGAAGATGTTTGAACTGAATCTTTAA
- a CDS encoding LiaF transmembrane domain-containing protein: MSKYNRRYDNGNSGLWAGVIVLCVGLFILLRRMGLEMPHWLFSWPMILIAVGFVMGVKGKFQGVAWFIVTFIGCVFLIGDIFPYEWNVRRFVWPAILIVIGIYIIGRATSKRQHYEKIFSADESANTNDYIQATTLFSGTNKVILSKNFQGGSITTMFGGTELNFSQADINGEVVLDITTLFGGVEIIVPSHWDVKVDVNTVFGGIEDKRMIPPVIPSNKVLVLKGSCTFGGVDLKSY; encoded by the coding sequence ATGAGCAAGTATAATCGTCGGTACGACAACGGCAACAGCGGTCTCTGGGCCGGCGTCATCGTCCTCTGTGTCGGTTTATTTATTTTACTGAGAAGAATGGGGCTTGAAATGCCCCACTGGCTGTTCTCCTGGCCGATGATCCTCATCGCCGTCGGTTTCGTGATGGGGGTGAAGGGCAAATTCCAGGGCGTGGCGTGGTTCATCGTCACTTTTATCGGCTGCGTTTTCCTGATCGGCGACATTTTCCCATATGAATGGAACGTCCGCCGGTTCGTTTGGCCCGCCATCCTGATTGTAATAGGTATATATATCATCGGGCGGGCCACGAGCAAGCGGCAGCATTATGAAAAGATTTTTTCGGCAGACGAATCCGCTAATACAAATGATTATATCCAGGCCACAACCTTGTTCAGCGGCACCAATAAAGTGATCCTTTCCAAGAATTTCCAGGGCGGCAGCATCACTACGATGTTCGGCGGCACGGAACTGAACTTCTCGCAGGCCGATATAAACGGGGAAGTAGTGCTCGATATTACCACCTTGTTCGGCGGTGTGGAGATCATCGTGCCCTCGCACTGGGACGTGAAAGTAGACGTGAACACGGTGTTCGGCGGCATTGAAGACAAGCGCATGATCCCGCCGGTCATTCCTTCCAATAAAGTTCTCGTGCTGAAAGGCTCCTGCACTTTCGGGGGAGTTGACCTGAAAAGTTATTAA
- a CDS encoding FAD-binding oxidoreductase has product MEQHIVEIVDITPVTHDVKRFKFRKPEGYTFIPGQATDVAINKPGWNDQLRPFTFTALNDWDHLEFTIKIYDDHEGVTHQLGQLKTGDQLLIHEPWGAIQYHGEGVFIAGGAGITPFIAILRQLQKEGKVGNNKLIFSNKTREDIILEAELRGILGGNFINTLTSEAQPGYDHHRVDEVYLRDKVKNFKQHFYICGPDAMVAALPPIIRKLGGESVVVEL; this is encoded by the coding sequence ATGGAGCAACATATTGTCGAAATAGTAGATATTACCCCCGTCACGCACGACGTTAAACGCTTCAAATTCCGCAAGCCGGAGGGGTATACCTTTATCCCCGGACAGGCTACGGACGTGGCTATCAACAAACCCGGGTGGAACGACCAGCTGCGGCCGTTCACTTTCACCGCGCTCAACGACTGGGATCATCTCGAATTCACCATTAAGATATACGATGACCACGAAGGCGTCACCCACCAGCTCGGCCAACTCAAAACGGGCGACCAGCTGCTGATCCACGAGCCCTGGGGCGCTATCCAATACCATGGCGAAGGCGTTTTCATCGCCGGCGGCGCGGGGATCACCCCCTTCATCGCCATTTTGCGCCAATTGCAAAAGGAAGGCAAAGTGGGGAATAACAAATTGATTTTCAGTAATAAGACCCGGGAGGATATTATCCTGGAAGCGGAGCTGCGCGGCATCCTGGGGGGTAACTTCATCAATACCCTCACGTCTGAAGCGCAACCGGGCTACGACCATCACCGGGTCGATGAAGTATACCTCCGCGACAAGGTCAAAAACTTCAAACAGCACTTCTATATCTGCGGCCCGGATGCCATGGTGGCCGCTTTGCCGCCCATAATCCGCAAATTGGGCGGTGAATCCGTTGTAGTGGAGCTCTGA
- the icd gene encoding NADP-dependent isocitrate dehydrogenase, translating into MPAEKIQMINGQIKVPAHPIIPFIIGDGIGPDIWRASVRVFDAAVEKAYGGERKIEWKEVLAGEKAFQATGEWLPKTTLDALKEYLVSIKGPLTTPVGGGIRSLNVAMRQELDLYACVRPVRWFNKVPSPVKHPEKVDMVIFRENTEDIYAGIEYMYGTEGANKLLKFLTEELGVNKIRFPETSSLGIKPVSKEGTERLVRAAIRYAIEHKKPSVSIVHKGNIMKFTEGGFKNWGYELAEREFGDYVYTWEQWEKTKKEQGEDAANREIAVAKAHNKIIVNDVIADNFLQQILLAPQDYSVIATLNLNGDYISDALAAAVGGIGIAPGGNINYATGHAVFEATHGTAPRFADTDTMNPSSVILSGVMMLEYMGWKEAADIITHGLSTAIMRKRVTIDFYKLMDDATLVKTSEFADEIIKQL; encoded by the coding sequence ATGCCGGCAGAAAAAATTCAGATGATCAACGGGCAGATCAAGGTTCCTGCCCATCCTATTATTCCATTTATTATCGGTGATGGCATCGGTCCGGATATCTGGCGCGCGAGCGTGCGGGTGTTCGACGCGGCTGTGGAGAAAGCCTACGGCGGTGAGCGGAAGATTGAATGGAAAGAAGTACTGGCGGGCGAGAAGGCCTTCCAGGCAACGGGCGAATGGCTGCCCAAAACTACATTGGACGCGCTGAAGGAATACCTGGTGTCTATCAAAGGCCCGTTGACCACTCCCGTGGGCGGCGGTATCCGTTCGCTGAACGTGGCCATGCGCCAGGAGCTGGACCTCTACGCCTGCGTGCGCCCCGTGCGGTGGTTCAACAAGGTGCCCAGCCCCGTGAAGCATCCCGAAAAGGTGGATATGGTGATTTTCCGTGAGAACACTGAAGACATCTACGCCGGCATCGAGTATATGTATGGCACCGAAGGCGCCAATAAGCTCCTGAAATTCCTCACCGAGGAACTGGGTGTGAACAAGATCCGTTTCCCGGAAACTTCTTCCCTGGGCATCAAACCGGTGTCGAAGGAAGGTACCGAGCGGCTGGTGCGCGCTGCCATCAGATATGCCATCGAGCATAAAAAACCTTCCGTTTCCATTGTACACAAGGGCAACATCATGAAGTTCACCGAAGGCGGCTTCAAGAACTGGGGCTACGAACTGGCAGAACGCGAGTTCGGCGATTATGTGTACACGTGGGAACAATGGGAGAAAACCAAGAAAGAACAGGGAGAAGACGCCGCCAACAGGGAAATCGCAGTAGCGAAGGCGCATAACAAGATCATCGTGAACGACGTGATCGCCGACAACTTCCTGCAGCAGATCCTCCTGGCGCCGCAGGATTACTCCGTGATCGCCACCCTCAACCTGAACGGCGACTATATCTCCGACGCGCTGGCAGCTGCAGTAGGCGGTATCGGCATCGCGCCTGGCGGCAATATCAACTACGCCACCGGCCACGCCGTGTTCGAAGCCACCCACGGCACCGCGCCCCGCTTCGCCGACACCGACACCATGAACCCATCCTCCGTGATCCTCTCCGGCGTTATGATGCTGGAATACATGGGTTGGAAGGAAGCCGCCGATATCATCACCCATGGCCTCAGCACCGCCATCATGCGCAAACGCGTAACCATCGACTTCTACAAGCTCATGGACGACGCTACGCTCGTGAAGACCAGCGAGTTCGCCGACGAGATTATCAAGCAGCTCTAA
- a CDS encoding NADP-dependent isocitrate dehydrogenase produces the protein MSQKIKVANPVVELDGDEMTRIIWKFIKDKLITPYLDLDIKYYDLGMEHRDATNDQVTIDAANAIKQYNVGIKCATITPDEQRVEEFKLKQMWKSPNGTIRNILDGTVFREPIVMKNVPRLVPNWTAPICIGRHAFGDQYRATDFLTKGKGKLTIKFEGENGDVQEFEVYNFKGDGVALAMYNTDESIYGFARACFNQALMKKWPLYLSTKNTILKKYDGRFKDIFEDVYQKEFKAEFDKNGLTYEHRLIDDMVASALKWNGNFVWACKNYDGDVQSDTVAQGFGSLGLMTSTLVTPDGKTMEAEAAHGTVTRHYRDHQAGKPTSTNPIASIFAWTRGLEFRGKLDGNQELINFCHALEAVCIETVESGKMTKDLAVCIHGNKVEHGKHYLYTEEFLEALDTALKAKLAK, from the coding sequence ATGTCACAAAAAATCAAAGTTGCAAACCCTGTGGTTGAACTGGATGGCGACGAAATGACGCGGATCATCTGGAAGTTCATCAAAGACAAACTGATCACACCGTATCTCGACCTGGATATCAAATATTACGATCTGGGCATGGAACACCGCGATGCCACCAACGACCAGGTGACCATTGACGCAGCCAACGCCATCAAACAATACAACGTGGGCATCAAATGCGCCACCATCACCCCCGACGAGCAGCGTGTAGAGGAGTTCAAGCTGAAACAGATGTGGAAATCGCCCAACGGCACCATCCGCAACATCCTGGACGGCACCGTATTCCGCGAGCCCATCGTGATGAAGAACGTTCCGCGCCTCGTTCCCAACTGGACCGCTCCCATCTGCATCGGCCGCCACGCATTCGGCGACCAGTACCGCGCTACCGACTTCCTCACCAAAGGAAAAGGCAAACTCACCATCAAATTTGAAGGCGAGAACGGCGACGTGCAGGAATTCGAAGTGTACAACTTCAAAGGCGACGGCGTTGCCCTGGCGATGTACAACACCGACGAATCCATCTACGGCTTCGCCCGCGCCTGCTTCAACCAGGCCCTGATGAAGAAATGGCCCCTGTATCTTTCCACCAAGAACACCATTCTCAAAAAATACGACGGCCGCTTCAAAGACATCTTCGAAGACGTTTACCAAAAAGAATTCAAAGCCGAATTCGATAAAAACGGCCTCACCTACGAACACCGCCTGATCGACGACATGGTGGCCTCCGCCCTGAAATGGAACGGCAACTTCGTATGGGCTTGTAAAAACTACGACGGCGACGTACAGTCCGACACCGTGGCCCAGGGCTTCGGTTCCCTCGGCCTCATGACCTCCACCCTCGTTACCCCCGACGGCAAAACGATGGAAGCCGAAGCGGCGCATGGCACCGTTACCCGCCACTACCGTGACCACCAGGCCGGTAAACCCACTTCCACCAACCCGATCGCTTCCATCTTCGCATGGACCCGCGGCCTGGAATTCCGTGGCAAGCTGGACGGCAACCAGGAGCTCATCAACTTCTGCCACGCCCTCGAAGCCGTGTGCATCGAAACCGTAGAAAGCGGCAAGATGACCAAAGACCTCGCGGTTTGCATTCACGGCAACAAAGTAGAGCATGGCAAACACTACCTCTACACCGAGGAGTTCCTCGAAGCGCTGGACACCGCGCTGAAAGCCAAACTCGCTAAGTAA
- a CDS encoding DUF4998 domain-containing protein produces MQFKPLHTSFAALAGFLLLGGLLACDKQATDYRAFLNDKEKIYPGVMNQLEALPGRDRVRFSWKPSADPSVKSYKITWNRGQSSQEVAAITHDPAQTMTATVNGLTEDSYDFTVYALDGAGNISVPVERSGIRSYGERYESGLRNRGVVSKWFESATLVIQWATADTVHTGSRIVYTDLAGNEQTVTVDPEVTETRLADCREGEPVSVLSGYKPVRLAIDTFYALKPDTLKF; encoded by the coding sequence ATGCAATTCAAACCGCTTCATACTTCCTTCGCAGCATTGGCAGGGTTCCTCCTATTGGGAGGACTGCTTGCCTGCGACAAACAGGCCACTGATTACAGGGCATTCCTCAACGACAAGGAAAAAATTTATCCCGGGGTCATGAACCAGCTGGAGGCCCTGCCAGGGCGCGATCGCGTCCGCTTCAGCTGGAAGCCCAGCGCCGATCCGTCGGTCAAGTCCTATAAAATAACCTGGAACCGGGGCCAGTCTTCGCAGGAAGTGGCCGCTATCACGCACGATCCCGCGCAAACGATGACCGCCACCGTCAACGGTTTAACGGAAGACAGCTATGACTTCACCGTGTACGCGCTGGATGGAGCGGGGAATATCTCCGTTCCGGTAGAGCGGTCGGGCATCCGCAGCTATGGGGAGCGTTACGAAAGTGGTCTCCGCAACCGCGGTGTGGTTTCCAAATGGTTCGAATCCGCAACGCTTGTGATCCAGTGGGCCACTGCGGATACCGTACACACCGGTTCCCGGATCGTGTACACGGATCTTGCGGGGAATGAGCAAACCGTAACAGTGGATCCGGAAGTGACAGAGACGCGGTTGGCGGATTGCCGGGAAGGCGAGCCGGTGAGCGTTTTGTCGGGATACAAGCCTGTCCGCCTGGCCATCGATACTTTTTACGCCCTGAAACCGGATACATTGAAATTTTAG